The Salvelinus sp. IW2-2015 linkage group LG8, ASM291031v2, whole genome shotgun sequence genome window below encodes:
- the hars gene encoding histidine--tRNA ligase isoform X2, protein MADKAQIQEAIKTQGEVVRKIKAEKASKEQIDEEVAKLLELKAQLGGDEGRHQFTLKTAKGTRDYNPKQMAIREKVFNTIISCFKRHGAENIDTPVFELKETLTGKYGEDSKLIYDLKDHGGELLSLRYDLTVPFARYLAMNKVTNIKRYHIAKVYRRDNPAMTRGRYREFYQCDFDIAGQYDPMIPDAECLKIVHEILSELELGDFRIKVNDRRILDGMFAVCGVPDDKFRTICSTVDKLDKMSWEDVRSEMVKEKGLSEEAADQIGQYVSLQGGMDLAERLLQDAKMSQSKQACAGLTDMKQLFSYLQLFQVTDKVVFDLSLARGLDYYTGVIYEAILTQXGPVPVAAAQNGAGEKAEEGVSVGSVAGGGRYDGLVGMFDPKGRKVPCVGVSIGIERVFSIMEQKAEASAEKVRTTETQVMVASAQKNLLEERLRLTAELWNAGIKAEVMYKKNPKLLSQLQHCEDSGIPLVAILGEQELKDGVVKLRTVHSREEIDVSRAELVEEIKRRTSVV, encoded by the exons ATGGCGGACAAAGCACAGATACAAGAGGCGATTAAAACACAAGGAGAAGTCGTGCGGAAAATAAAGGCAGAAAAAGCAAGCAAAGAACAG ATTGATGAAGAAGTGGCCAAACTGCTAGAGCTGAAGGCTCAGCTTGGAGGAGATGAAGGCAGACACCAATTCACGCTCAAGACCGCAAAG ggWACCAGGGACTATAACCCTAAGCAGATGGCCATCAGAGAGAAAgtcttcaacaccatcatcagcTGTTTTAAACGCCACGGAGCCGAGAACATCGACACACCCGTCTTTGAGCTGAAG GAAACGTTGACAGGAAAGTATGGTGAGGATTCTAAGCTCATCTACGACCTGAAGGACCAYGGAGGAGAGCTGCTGTCCCTTAGATATGATCTCACT GTGCCTTTCGCCCGTTACCTGGCCATGAACAAGGTCACCAACATCAAGCGCTACCACATTGCCAAGGTCTATCGCCGTGACAACCCCGCCATGACCCGCGGKCGCTACAGGGAGTTCTATCAGTGT GATTTTGACATTGCAGGCCAGTACGACCCCATGATCCCAGACGCTGAGTGCCTGAAGATCGTCCACGAGATCCTGAGTGAGCTGGAGCTGGGAGACTTCCGCATCAAG GTGAACGACAGACGTATTCTKGACGGAATGTTTGCAGTGTGTGGAGTTCCGGATGACAAGTTCCGCACCATCTGCTCCACAGTGGACAAACTGGACAAG ATGTCTTGGGAGGATGTGAGGAGTGAAATGGTGAAGGAGAAGGGTCTGTCTGAGGAAGCAGCCGATCAGATCGGACAGTATGTCAGCTTGCAGG GGGGGATGGACCTAGCTGAGCGCCTGCTGCAGGATGCTAAGATGTCACAGAGCAAGCAGGCGTGTGCCGGCCTCACAGacatgaagcagctcttcagCTACCTGCAGCTCTTCCAGGTTACAGACAAG gTGGTGTTTGACCTGAGTCTGGCCCGTGGGTTGGACTACTACACAGGTGTGATTTATGAGGCCATTCTGACCCAGYCCGGCCCGGTCCCAGTGGCGGCAGCCCAGAACGGGGCGGGCGAGAAGGCTGAGGAAGGTGTGAGCGTGGGCAGCGTGGCGGGCGGCGGGCGCTACGACGGCCTGGTGGGCATGTTCGACCCCAAGGGCAGGAAGGTGCCGTGTGTGGGGGTCAGCATCGGCATCGAGAGGGTCTTCTCCATCATGGAGCAGAAGGCTGAG GCATCGGCGGAGAAGGTGCGAACCACAGAGACTCAAGTCATGGTGGCCTCGGCACAGAAAAACCTTCTGGAGGAGAGACTCCGACTGACCGCTGAACTGTGGAACGCTGggatcaag GCAGAGGTGATGTATAAGAAGAACCCCAAGCTGCTGAGCCAGCTGCAGCACTGTGAGGACTCTGGGATCCCCCTGGTGGCGATCCTAGGGGAGCAGGAGCTCAAGGACGGGGTGGTGAAGCTCCGAACGGTCCACAGCCGAGAGGAG atTGACGTGTCCAGAGCCGAACTAGTGGAGGAGATCAAGAGAAGGACCTCAGTCGTCTAA
- the hars gene encoding histidine--tRNA ligase isoform X1, whose protein sequence is MINLGMASLXLCAGLAGRRSGFCARSLRTLSGMTVSQIDEEVAKLLELKAQLGGDEGRHQFTLKTAKGTRDYNPKQMAIREKVFNTIISCFKRHGAENIDTPVFELKETLTGKYGEDSKLIYDLKDHGGELLSLRYDLTVPFARYLAMNKVTNIKRYHIAKVYRRDNPAMTRGRYREFYQCDFDIAGQYDPMIPDAECLKIVHEILSELELGDFRIKVNDRRILDGMFAVCGVPDDKFRTICSTVDKLDKMSWEDVRSEMVKEKGLSEEAADQIGQYVSLQGGMDLAERLLQDAKMSQSKQACAGLTDMKQLFSYLQLFQVTDKVVFDLSLARGLDYYTGVIYEAILTQXGPVPVAAAQNGAGEKAEEGVSVGSVAGGGRYDGLVGMFDPKGRKVPCVGVSIGIERVFSIMEQKAEASAEKVRTTETQVMVASAQKNLLEERLRLTAELWNAGIKAEVMYKKNPKLLSQLQHCEDSGIPLVAILGEQELKDGVVKLRTVHSREEIDVSRAELVEEIKRRTSVV, encoded by the exons ATGATTAACCTGGGTATGGCGTCCCTGCYTCTTTGTGCGGGGTTGGCGGGCCGTCGGTCTGGATTTTGTGCCCGCTCTCTACGCACCCTCTCTGGGATGACTGTGTCTCAG ATTGATGAAGAAGTGGCCAAACTGCTAGAGCTGAAGGCTCAGCTTGGAGGAGATGAAGGCAGACACCAATTCACGCTCAAGACCGCAAAG ggWACCAGGGACTATAACCCTAAGCAGATGGCCATCAGAGAGAAAgtcttcaacaccatcatcagcTGTTTTAAACGCCACGGAGCCGAGAACATCGACACACCCGTCTTTGAGCTGAAG GAAACGTTGACAGGAAAGTATGGTGAGGATTCTAAGCTCATCTACGACCTGAAGGACCAYGGAGGAGAGCTGCTGTCCCTTAGATATGATCTCACT GTGCCTTTCGCCCGTTACCTGGCCATGAACAAGGTCACCAACATCAAGCGCTACCACATTGCCAAGGTCTATCGCCGTGACAACCCCGCCATGACCCGCGGKCGCTACAGGGAGTTCTATCAGTGT GATTTTGACATTGCAGGCCAGTACGACCCCATGATCCCAGACGCTGAGTGCCTGAAGATCGTCCACGAGATCCTGAGTGAGCTGGAGCTGGGAGACTTCCGCATCAAG GTGAACGACAGACGTATTCTKGACGGAATGTTTGCAGTGTGTGGAGTTCCGGATGACAAGTTCCGCACCATCTGCTCCACAGTGGACAAACTGGACAAG ATGTCTTGGGAGGATGTGAGGAGTGAAATGGTGAAGGAGAAGGGTCTGTCTGAGGAAGCAGCCGATCAGATCGGACAGTATGTCAGCTTGCAGG GGGGGATGGACCTAGCTGAGCGCCTGCTGCAGGATGCTAAGATGTCACAGAGCAAGCAGGCGTGTGCCGGCCTCACAGacatgaagcagctcttcagCTACCTGCAGCTCTTCCAGGTTACAGACAAG gTGGTGTTTGACCTGAGTCTGGCCCGTGGGTTGGACTACTACACAGGTGTGATTTATGAGGCCATTCTGACCCAGYCCGGCCCGGTCCCAGTGGCGGCAGCCCAGAACGGGGCGGGCGAGAAGGCTGAGGAAGGTGTGAGCGTGGGCAGCGTGGCGGGCGGCGGGCGCTACGACGGCCTGGTGGGCATGTTCGACCCCAAGGGCAGGAAGGTGCCGTGTGTGGGGGTCAGCATCGGCATCGAGAGGGTCTTCTCCATCATGGAGCAGAAGGCTGAG GCATCGGCGGAGAAGGTGCGAACCACAGAGACTCAAGTCATGGTGGCCTCGGCACAGAAAAACCTTCTGGAGGAGAGACTCCGACTGACCGCTGAACTGTGGAACGCTGggatcaag GCAGAGGTGATGTATAAGAAGAACCCCAAGCTGCTGAGCCAGCTGCAGCACTGTGAGGACTCTGGGATCCCCCTGGTGGCGATCCTAGGGGAGCAGGAGCTCAAGGACGGGGTGGTGAAGCTCCGAACGGTCCACAGCCGAGAGGAG atTGACGTGTCCAGAGCCGAACTAGTGGAGGAGATCAAGAGAAGGACCTCAGTCGTCTAA